In Plodia interpunctella isolate USDA-ARS_2022_Savannah chromosome 19, ilPloInte3.2, whole genome shotgun sequence, a genomic segment contains:
- the sll gene encoding adenosine 3'-phospho 5'-phosphosulfate transporter 1: protein MRGKIVAGVVTVSCLLLILVFARIYQKLLTAYEQSGKLVETEYAWVILLLLNLAGYAIILLPGLILYKYLDKSNYFDKIGTKTSCIYRSLFACFGDPGEKIPESVKAQRAEETPRKEALELAFCFIGLMGAYLIWGLLQEKIMTQTYVMPDGALVRFNESQFLVFVNRLSALLLALCRLLYSRQPLVCAPLYKFSYCSLTNIISAWCQYEALKYVSFPTQVLSKSCKVIPVMLMGKVISRKKYELYEYVTAVMISLGMMLFIFGSHDDNGVSTVTTMSGLTLLALYIMCDSFTSSWQSALFTRYGCSSLQMLCAVNLFSVCLTASALLQHAGSAHYLRLLQTPMFVWDCLLLSLSSTLGQLLIYRTIARFGAVVFTVIMTVRQAVAILLSCIVYGHYIFPSGIVGIILVFLAIFLGVYCRQRTRKRRAANV from the exons ATGCGGGGAAAAATAGTAGCTGG GGTAGTAACTGTGTCTTGCTTGCTGCTCATATTGGTGTTTGCGAGAATCTACCAGAAGCTGTTGACGGCTTACGAGCAATCTGGAAAACTTGTTGAAACCGAATATGCTTG GGTGATTCTTCTGTTGCTGAATTTAGCTGGCTATGCAATTATTCTTCTACCTGGAttaatattgtacaaatatttggacaaatcaaattattttgataaaattg GCACTAAGACTAGCTGTATATACCGATCACTGTTTGCGTGTTTCGGAGATCCGGGGGAGAAAATACCAGAGTCTGTGAAGGCTCAACGGGCGGAGGAGACTCCAAGGAAAGAGGCATTGGAATTAGCATTCTGTTTCATCGGCCTCATGGGCGCTTATCTCATATGGGGCCTCCTGCAAGAGAAGATTATGACACAG ACATACGTGATGCCGGACGGGGCCCTGGTCCGCTTCAACGAGTCGCAGTTCCTGGTGTTCGTGAACCGGCTGTCCGCGCTGCTGCTGGCGCTGTGCAGGCTGCTGTACTCGCGGCAGCCGCTGGTCTGCGCGCCGCTGTACAAGTTCTCATATTGTTCGCTCACGAACATCATCAGCGCCTGGTGTCAGTATGAAGCGCTCAAGTATGTCAGCTTTCCTACACAG GTGCTATCAAAGTCGTGTAAGGTGATACCAGTCATGCTGATGGGGAAAGTGATCTCGCGCAAGAAGTACGAACTGTACGAATACGTCACAGCGGTCATGATCTCGCTGGGAATGATGCTGTTCATATTCGGCAGTCATGACGATAATggag TGTCAACAGTGACCACGATGTCCGGCCTAACCCTTCTAGCCTTATACATAATGTGCGACAGCTTCACGTCCTCGTGGCAGAGTGCCTTGTTCACTCGCTACGGCTGCTCCTCGCTGCAAATGTTGTGCGCCGTCAATCTGTTCTCGGTGTGTCTCACCGCCTCCGCCTTGCTGCAGCACGCGGGCTCCGCCCACTATCTGCGCCTGTTGCAG ACGCCGATGTTCGTGTGGGACTGCCTGCTGCTGTCGCTGAGCTCGACGCTGGGCCAGCTGCTCATCTACCGCACCATCGCCCGGTTCGGGGCCGTGGTGTTCACCGTCATCATGACCGTCAGGCAG gCGGTGGCGATCCTTCTGTCATGTATAGTCTATGGCCACTACATATTCCCGAGCGGTATTGTAGGCATAATTCTAGTATTCCTAGCTATATTCTTAGGTGTCTATTGCCGACAGCGCACGCGCAAACGAAGAGCTGCCAATGTTTAG
- the LOC128678427 gene encoding uncharacterized protein LOC128678427 — MRRIVARATASVAWAVDCSPVAATVAAPATAPPPLMTSLAWLLGFIAFVQSATPGCKNCITLGKEEKAMFRAHSEACLPQSQADPKVIEAMLNGELADDPALKKHVYCVLLKCKVISKDGKLQKTAVLGKMSTRTDGKNATKILENCSEQGGDTPEEIAWNLFRCGYDKKAVLFEYMPPEGAADLENNSQ, encoded by the exons ATGCGGCGCATCGTTGCGCGCGCGACTGCAAGTGTTGCCTGGGCTGTAGATTGTTCTCCTGTTGCTGCCACTGTCGCTGCGCCTGCCACCGCACCGCCTCCTCTAATGACGTCCCTCGCTTGGCTGCTCGGCTTCATCGCCTTCGTCCAATCG GCAACGCCAGGATGTAAGAACTGTATT ACTCTAGGCAAAGAAGAGAAGGCGATGTTCCGAGCCCACTCCGAGGCGTGCCTTCCCCAGTCGCAGGCCGACCCCAAGGTCATCGAGGCTATGCTGAACGGCGAACTGGCTGACGACCCTGCGCTGAAGAAGCACGTGTACTGCGTGCTGCTCAAGTGCAAGGTCATCAGCAAGGACGGGAAGCTCCAGAAGACGGCTGTACTTGGCAAGATGTCTACGAGAACTGACGGCAAAAATGCCACCAAG ATTCTAGAAAACTGTTCCGAGCAGGGTGGCGACACTCCCGAGGAAATAGCCTGGAACCTCTTCCGATGCGGGTACGACAAAAAAGCGGTGCTCTTCGAATACATGCCGCCAGAGGGCGCTGCCGACTTGGAGAATAATtctcaataa